Proteins encoded together in one Piliocolobus tephrosceles isolate RC106 chromosome 15, ASM277652v3, whole genome shotgun sequence window:
- the NRXN1 gene encoding neurexin-1 isoform X24, whose product MGTALLQRGGCFLLCLSLLLLGCWAELGSGLEFPGAEGQWTRFPKWNACCESEMSFQLKTRSARGLVLYFDDEGFCDFLELILTRGGRLQLSFSIFCAEPATLLADTPVNDGAWHSVRIRRQFRNTTLFIDQVEAKWVEVKSKRRDMTVFSGLFVGGLPPELRAAALKLTLASVREREPFKGWIRDVRVNSSQVLPVDSGEVKLDDEPPNSGGGSPCEAGEEGEGGVCLNGGVCSVVDDQAVCDCSRTGFRGKDCSQDNNVEGLAHLMMGDQGKSKD is encoded by the coding sequence ATGGGGACGGCGCTGCTTCAGCGCGGGGGCTGCTTTCTTCTGTGCCTCTCGCTGCTGCTCCTGGGCTGCTGGGCGGAGCTGGGCAGCGGGCTGGAGTTTCCGGGAGCCGAGGGCCAATGGACGCGCTTCCCCAAGTGGAACGCCTGCTGCGAGAGCGAGATGAGCTTCCAGCTCAAGACGCGTAGCGCCCGCGGCCTCGTGCTCTACTTCGACGACGAGGGCTTCTGCGACTTCCTAGAGCTGATCCTGACGCGCGGCGGCCGCCTGCAGCTCAGCTTTTCCATCTTCTGCGCTGAGCCTGCAACGCTCCTGGCCGACACACCGGTTAACGACGGCGCCTGGCACAGCGTGCGAATCCGCCGCCAGTTCCGCAACACCACGCTCTTCATCGACCAGGTGGAGGCCAAGTGGGTGGAGGTCAAGTCCAAGCGTAGGGACATGACGGTGTTCAGCGGCCTTTTCGTCGGGGGGCTGCCGCCGGAACTGCGCGCCGCTGCGCTCAAGCTCACCCTGGCCTCCGTGAGGGAGCGGGAGCCCTTCAAGGGGTGGATTCGTGACGTGAGGGTCAACTCCTCACAGGTCCTGCCCGTGGACAGCGGCGAGGTGAAGCTGGACGACGAGCCGCCCAACAGCGGCGGGGGAAGCCCGTGCGAGGCGGGCGAGGAGGGCGAGGGCGGGGTGTGCCTCAACGGAGGCGTGTGCTCCGTGGTGGACGACCAGGCCGTGTGCGACTGCTCGCGAACCGGCTTCCGCGGCAAGGACTGCAGCCAAG
- the NRXN1 gene encoding neurexin-1 isoform X25 encodes MGTALLQRGGCFLLCLSLLLLGCWAELGSGLEFPGAEGQWTRFPKWNACCESEMSFQLKTRSARGLVLYFDDEGFCDFLELILTRGGRLQLSFSIFCAEPATLLADTPVNDGAWHSVRIRRQFRNTTLFIDQVEAKWVEVKSKRRDMTVFSGLFVGGLPPELRAAALKLTLASVREREPFKGWIRDVRVNSSQVLPVDSGEVKLDDEPPNSGGGSPCEAGEEGEGGVCLNGGVCSVVDDQAVCDCSRTGFRGKDCSQVTAYRQDTR; translated from the coding sequence ATGGGGACGGCGCTGCTTCAGCGCGGGGGCTGCTTTCTTCTGTGCCTCTCGCTGCTGCTCCTGGGCTGCTGGGCGGAGCTGGGCAGCGGGCTGGAGTTTCCGGGAGCCGAGGGCCAATGGACGCGCTTCCCCAAGTGGAACGCCTGCTGCGAGAGCGAGATGAGCTTCCAGCTCAAGACGCGTAGCGCCCGCGGCCTCGTGCTCTACTTCGACGACGAGGGCTTCTGCGACTTCCTAGAGCTGATCCTGACGCGCGGCGGCCGCCTGCAGCTCAGCTTTTCCATCTTCTGCGCTGAGCCTGCAACGCTCCTGGCCGACACACCGGTTAACGACGGCGCCTGGCACAGCGTGCGAATCCGCCGCCAGTTCCGCAACACCACGCTCTTCATCGACCAGGTGGAGGCCAAGTGGGTGGAGGTCAAGTCCAAGCGTAGGGACATGACGGTGTTCAGCGGCCTTTTCGTCGGGGGGCTGCCGCCGGAACTGCGCGCCGCTGCGCTCAAGCTCACCCTGGCCTCCGTGAGGGAGCGGGAGCCCTTCAAGGGGTGGATTCGTGACGTGAGGGTCAACTCCTCACAGGTCCTGCCCGTGGACAGCGGCGAGGTGAAGCTGGACGACGAGCCGCCCAACAGCGGCGGGGGAAGCCCGTGCGAGGCGGGCGAGGAGGGCGAGGGCGGGGTGTGCCTCAACGGAGGCGTGTGCTCCGTGGTGGACGACCAGGCCGTGTGCGACTGCTCGCGAACCGGCTTCCGCGGCAAGGACTGCAGCCAAG
- the NRXN1 gene encoding neurexin-1 isoform X23, with translation MGTALLQRGGCFLLCLSLLLLGCWAELGSGLEFPGAEGQWTRFPKWNACCESEMSFQLKTRSARGLVLYFDDEGFCDFLELILTRGGRLQLSFSIFCAEPATLLADTPVNDGAWHSVRIRRQFRNTTLFIDQVEAKWVEVKSKRRDMTVFSGLFVGGLPPELRAAALKLTLASVREREPFKGWIRDVRVNSSQVLPVDSGEVKLDDEPPNSGGGSPCEAGEEGEGGVCLNGGVCSVVDDQAVCDCSRTGFRGKDCSQEDNNVEGLAHLMMGDQGKSKD, from the coding sequence ATGGGGACGGCGCTGCTTCAGCGCGGGGGCTGCTTTCTTCTGTGCCTCTCGCTGCTGCTCCTGGGCTGCTGGGCGGAGCTGGGCAGCGGGCTGGAGTTTCCGGGAGCCGAGGGCCAATGGACGCGCTTCCCCAAGTGGAACGCCTGCTGCGAGAGCGAGATGAGCTTCCAGCTCAAGACGCGTAGCGCCCGCGGCCTCGTGCTCTACTTCGACGACGAGGGCTTCTGCGACTTCCTAGAGCTGATCCTGACGCGCGGCGGCCGCCTGCAGCTCAGCTTTTCCATCTTCTGCGCTGAGCCTGCAACGCTCCTGGCCGACACACCGGTTAACGACGGCGCCTGGCACAGCGTGCGAATCCGCCGCCAGTTCCGCAACACCACGCTCTTCATCGACCAGGTGGAGGCCAAGTGGGTGGAGGTCAAGTCCAAGCGTAGGGACATGACGGTGTTCAGCGGCCTTTTCGTCGGGGGGCTGCCGCCGGAACTGCGCGCCGCTGCGCTCAAGCTCACCCTGGCCTCCGTGAGGGAGCGGGAGCCCTTCAAGGGGTGGATTCGTGACGTGAGGGTCAACTCCTCACAGGTCCTGCCCGTGGACAGCGGCGAGGTGAAGCTGGACGACGAGCCGCCCAACAGCGGCGGGGGAAGCCCGTGCGAGGCGGGCGAGGAGGGCGAGGGCGGGGTGTGCCTCAACGGAGGCGTGTGCTCCGTGGTGGACGACCAGGCCGTGTGCGACTGCTCGCGAACCGGCTTCCGCGGCAAGGACTGCAGCCAAG